Proteins encoded together in one Glandiceps talaboti chromosome 11, keGlaTala1.1, whole genome shotgun sequence window:
- the LOC144442744 gene encoding salivary C-type lectin 1-like, with the protein MAGLGSCKLKLDPGCDCVIYHFYCEQDENCHPYCTLAKAVCNHYHHGLAILDTEQKDQAVVSYIQSKGWDDNSCIPHFGFWIGLNDLKVEDHFVWSYQNVRQGLCEEDYEHWAPGEPNNNEKRDEGGQDCVQLWFKGNKMGRWDDEYVDYRPKGAVCETRVPHCDYEECDIDDDAIPNCVPSG; encoded by the exons ATGGCTGGCTTAG GGTCCTGCAAATTAAAACTGGATCCAGGATGTGACTGTGTTATCTACCACTTCTACTGCGAACAAGACGAGAACTGCCATCCGTACTGCACGCTGGCCAAAGCTGTGTGTAACCATTATCATCATGGCCTAGCTATCCTGGATACAGAACAAAAAGACCAGGCTGTCGTATCATACATCCAAAGTAAAGGATGGGATGACAACTCGTGCATTCCGCACTTCGGCTTCTGGATTGGTCTGAACGATTTGAAGGTAGAGGACCACTTTGTATGGTCATATCAAAATGTCCGCCAGGGTCTTTGCGAGGAAGACTACGAACACTGGGCACCGGGCGAACCGAATAACAACGAAAAACGGGATGAAGGAGGGCAGGATTGTGTTCAGTTATG GTTTAAAGGCAATAAAATGGGACGTTGGGATGACGAGTACGTCGATTATCGACCAAAAGGCGCTGTCTGTGAGACTCGCG tacCACATTGTGACTATGAAGAATGTGACATCGACGATGATGCTATTCCTAATTGTGTTCCTTCCGGTTAA